TTCCTCAAGTTTCTCTCACAGGAGGGATGTGGAGAACCTACTGCTAAAATACATACGGAATAAAGCTTATTTTTCTCATCCGGGTAAAAAATATACGTGTATACATAGCTTGCATTTTCGTTCGAAGGAAACAGTCTTGTATAGGTTTACAGCGAATTTTTTAGTACTATTTGATATAATAAAAATAGATGATGAAAAGGGAGAGAAGAACCATTACAACGATTTGTTTTATCCGTCACGGACAAACGAACTGGAATAAACAAGGCAAGCTACAAGGAAAAACAGATATCCCGCTGAATGATACTGGAAGAGAGCAAGCACATGCATGTGGAAAATATTTAAACGCTGATGATTATGATATCCTTATTTGTAGTCCTTTACTGCGTGCAAAAGAGACTGCCGAAATCATAAATCAGTACTTACAGCTGCCATTAATAGAAATGGATGATTTTAAAGAACGTTCATTTGGAGATGCAGAAGGTATGACGATGGAAGAGAGGGCACAGGCGTATCCAGATGGTCACTTTCCAAATCAGGAAGAAAGAATAGCGTTTCGTCAGCGCGTAATGGCTGGGGTAGAAAAAGTAAATCAAAATTATCCTCATCAACGTGTTTTGTTAGTTGCACACGGGGCTGCCATCAATGCTATACTAGCTGAAGTTTCCAATGGAGAGATCGGTTCAGGCAAAACATCCCTCATAAATGGATGCATTAGCAATATTCAATTGAAAAACGAAACTTGGCGGGTGGAAAATTATAACCAAGTAGAACATTTACAGTAAAACACGGGGCTGTGGTGGGAGGAGAA
This genomic interval from Virgibacillus pantothenticus contains the following:
- a CDS encoding histidine phosphatase family protein, which produces MTTICFIRHGQTNWNKQGKLQGKTDIPLNDTGREQAHACGKYLNADDYDILICSPLLRAKETAEIINQYLQLPLIEMDDFKERSFGDAEGMTMEERAQAYPDGHFPNQEERIAFRQRVMAGVEKVNQNYPHQRVLLVAHGAAINAILAEVSNGEIGSGKTSLINGCISNIQLKNETWRVENYNQVEHLQ